One stretch of Portunus trituberculatus isolate SZX2019 unplaced genomic scaffold, ASM1759143v1 PGA_scaffold_64__5_contigs__length_350985, whole genome shotgun sequence DNA includes these proteins:
- the LOC123501001 gene encoding three-finger toxin 3FTx-Oxy6-like produces the protein MNYKTVMKGFGVAAVVLAAASLTAGLKCWQCTDCDLNKQEVAVCEPNENICLSYRMHNGVMVKDCDVAPSCASAMGVMKEVICCNTDMCNSGSSRGMVVMLPLLVLGVTAAFLHSTN, from the exons ATGAACTATAAG ACTGTTATGAAAGGCTTTGGAGTGGCAGCGGTAGTGCTGGCGGCGGCCTCACTCACGGCGGGTCTCAAATGCTGGCAGTGTACGGACTGCGATCTCAACAAACAAGAAGTAGCAGTCTGTGAACCCAACGAAAACATTTGTTTG AGTTACAGAATGCATAATGGTGTGATGGTCAAGGACTGTGATGTCGCCCCGTCCTGCGCATCAGCAATGG GCGTTATGAAGGAGGTGATTTGCTGCAACACTGATATGTGCAACAGTGGATCCTCCCGCggaatggtggtgatgctgcctTTGCTTGTGTTGGGTGTTACGGCCGCTTTCCTTCACTCTACCAATT aa